tCATTTTTATGCATGACATATGCATAATCGAAATGTCCTAAAATGAAGAAATTATCCTATTTCTAGATATTTCCCTTTTATTAACAGCAACGATAGCAAATGACCATCATTATATATTacctataaataaaagcatacCAATGTATAATGCAGCAAAGatttaagagaaaaataaagagTGCTCAAAATCATATTCTCATTTAAGCATCTGATGAACACAAGTACCAGTTCATCTAATCAAAACAAACAGCACATATTACAAATGGGGTTTTTCCTAATCCTGGATTAAGAGTCAAAAGGTTACCAAAATCAAATCGAAAACTTCACGCCCTCATCATCCGCCGTAGTCCCCTTGAAAGATTGCAAGCTTCCCTTTCTGCTCCAGAAGTTTCAAAGCCCTCATCAGAACCGTCCGATCAATCCCATGAAGCTCCGTCCCCCTAGACTCAATCCCAGATCGGATTTCCTCAACCGTCATCACACTATCCTTCAACCCATTGTCCTTGACGAAGTCTAGGACAATATTAGCCCAGTCCTGAATCCGATGCCAGAGCACAAGGCACTTCCGGCGGCCCTTATCCAGCCACTCCGCTCGGCCCTGTGCCACCAACGTCGAGAGAAAGGCTTCCCGGGCTTCGTGGGTGAGAGATCGCTCGATCGCGGGGTTTGAGAAGAGTGGAAAGTCTTGGTCTTCCAATCCGATCACGAAGATGCTATGGGTTTTGCAGTAGTCAAGGATGAGGTCATTCCATAGCTGTATCTGCTTCTTGCGGGTCTCTCTGACGGGTTGGAGTGTGAAGTATGGAGGGTAATTGAAGAATTGGGGAAGCTTGAAATCTCCCAATTTCTGCATCTGATACTGTCTTGGCGGCGATCGGAGGGCGGAAGCTTGATTGTGGAGAAGGACGGTCAGAGTGGGTGGTTTACTGGTAGAGGAGATGATAGGGTCCGGTTTACTGGTGAAGGAGATGATAAGGTCCGATTTGATCTTAACCTGTAGCTAGCATTCAACAATGGAAGACGGAGTCACGtaatgaagaggaagaaggagcAGAGCTCCAGCCGCCAGTGTgtatttttgtattatattttatatcagtttttttattataaatgcGTCAAAGAATGAACTTTGGATTCTGCTTTTTATCTGCATCAGCAGTTTGGTGGGCGTTGTTTCCTTCCCTGCAGATTTAGAGGATCAGTATGAGAAGGTGCCTGTGTCTAAAAACTAGTAATTATAACTGAGAAAATATGTGTTGTTTCTGCTCTCATTAGAAAACTGCATGCTTGTGCAACTTGAAATGGAATGCTTGTTTCTGTAATTTTCTGCGTATAGCAATAAATATGTATTGCTGTCTAAGcatatgaaaatataaaatctaGATGCATGCTAAGGTACTTTTTCGAGTCTATATATTTTTCGTTTGCCGCATCACACTTTTGTTTACTGTTGCACAGCTTCTTGTTATTACAATTGTTTTTCCAGCGAACCCACTGGTCTGTTTGCATAATGATATGCTGCTTTTATGCTGTTTGACACCACATATGCTCTAGTGTTGAATTGGCAATGCAGCATCCGTTTCTTTGTACTTTCTGAAGTATTACAAGaatgataaaaagttaaaactaaAGAAAAGCTAAGTTGAATTCTTAATATCATATACGTTTCCACAATAATGGGTGTAGCCACATTGGTCAGAGCAGACATGCTCCCCTCTATGCACCCGAGTTTGAATCCATGTCCCTGcaatttagattagtttaaagtagACCTTTATGACAGAGAATCCAAATATCAAGTTTTGCAGAACAGGAAACATCAACCTGTGGGCCCTCAGTTATGACTTTCTTTTATCATTTGAAGTTTTATGCATCCTTTTCATTAACCTTCTAAATGCATCGCTTATTTTTGTTTCATACCAGTTCGACTCAGCAGCATACTGAAAGGTCAGGTTTAAAGAAGGCCTTCCATTGATCTTCCAGTAAGATTCCCAAACATTATctagctgtttttttttttttttttaaggaataaCATATCTAGCTACAAGCATGTATTCTACCTGTATCAATCACTGATATACTAGGACTCATGGTCTACTCCTAACAGTATTAGGACTAATCTACACTACTACAACAGAGAGGCGGACACAGACTCACTTTAAAGCCCTGCACCTTAAGATCTGTATGTTGGTCATTGAACTTTTCTTATGGACTCGCTATTAACATACATGCTTCAAGGACATAGTTGGAATCCATTTATattctttaaattttttcaaGGACGAGGTGTCGGGTTCAATATATTAATCTAATGGTTATAACTGAATTATCACAAGCCTACTATTTCAACCTTATTTATCAACTGCTACTTGTTGCCCAGTCTAGTTATGGTCCCTCCTTGAAGCTCAAGGAATTGAAGAATTCTTACAGATTGACCTACAGATACTTAGGCCAATTCTTAGACTGCCTTTGCTGAAGATAAGTCACCTTCCTATCATAGGATTTTACCTATGAAGTTACGTAATCTTGTTTAATCTCTGGGGTGCCACACCGTGTGCTATAAATGACCAGTTCCCATTAACattgatttataattttatatgcaCCTTTGGTCTAGCAGAAGGAGCTCTTTTCTTATATTTAGTTATTCTAACTTCAAAGTCCTTGGAGAGTCATTTTGTCAACTTATGCCCTTTCAGAATGAGATCATGATTGCATATATTTGATCAGTTGCCTTCGTTTTCTGGTAAACATCGTGTGTCTGATATCTAGCACACTCGCATGCACCTTTGTGGGATTTCAGTTTTAGTGTGTGAAAACGCACCGCAACATAACCCtttcatttcaattctcatgCGTGCAATTCTTTACTTTGCAGTACATGGTCCCGCTTGTGATTAACTTGCCTTGTTCTTGCAAAACCATAAAAGCCAAGATGCCTCGCAAAGAGTTGGCGGATGGGTTAAGGTGAATGAGATGACCGTACGTGTAGTCACGTTGCATGATCCCAACCCGAAGGCTTCATAGGGTGCTGAGAAGATGGTATTCCTTGCTTGTGTACCATTCATCCCCAGCAGCTCCATTGCTTTGTTTGTGAACTTGAAGCAGAACAAATTGCACATTGTAAGGCATTTTCTTTTGCGCCGTTCCAGCTTTGCAATAAACTATAAGCTTGATATTAAGTTGGGAGCGTATCTCTAAAGACTCTACAAACATATAAATGGTCTAACAAAAGGATGTGCTTAAATGTAAAACTTCCGTGATTTTGAGTATGAGTTGTCTTCAAATGTCACATGCTAGCTTGAAATCGATCCTataatttgtgcattttatgtAGATGACCCATTTAACTTTCTATCATAAGAGCCAATTGCTTAGTCTAATCCCaaattatgtaatgtacaatgTGGCCATCTTTACACAATTATTAATTAGGATAGGGATCAAACTACAACCAAATTAACGACTTCTATTTTATAAACAACCGTTTCAAAAGTacttcatcaaattcatctaaatgtttttaggaactcagaTGTTTCCCAACTTGCTTGtttttcttgcatgaaaaaTTATAAGCACAAAGGATGATGGATATTTCCCATAGGATTCCTCCTTGGGCCAAATACTTTTATGCATACTGCCAAAATAGAGTTAATTTCTTGATATATTCATCTCCCAATCGGAGGATTTATATGGGAATACAAGCAATGATGATCAGGTATGAAACCAGTACAAGAAGTCATAAAAAAACTGCTATGAAACTACTGCCTATATCTAAATTTACTGCTTACAACTACTCTATTAATTACAATGGATTTCATgtctgatttcctaattctttaGTCAACAATGGCTGCTTCAGTTAACACCCctcctcaagttggtgcataaataTCTCGAATGCCCAACTTGCTAAGTGAAAGATGGAAAATCCTACTTGACATTGCCTTTGTTAAAATATCTGCTAGCTGGTCATCACTCTTCAACCAACCTTTCCTTAATAAAGTGCCTATCCACTTCAACATGTTTAGTACGATCATGTTGAACTGGATTATGAGCAATGCTAATGGTAGCTTTGTTATCACAATAAAGATTTGATGGCTTTGTAGAATTGAAACCCAATTCTCTCAACAAAATCTTGAGCCATAACAATTCTAGCACGTCGTGTGCCATACCTCTAAATTCAGCTTCATCATTGGATCTAGCCACTACCTGTTGCTTCTTACTATGCCAAGTAACTAGATTTcctccaacaaatgtaaagtaTCCAGAAGTCGATCTGCAATCAGTTACTGACCCAGCCCAATCTGCGTAAGTGTATCCTTCAACTTCTTGATGTCCATGATTGAAAAACATCAAGCCTTTTCCAGAAGCAGACTTCAAATACCTGAGAATGCATTGTACAACATCCATGTGGGCTTCACTTGGcctatgcataaattgactcaccACACTTATAGCATAGGCTATGTCAGGTCGTGTATGAGACAAATAAATCAACCTCCCAACTAATCTTTGGTATTTTTCCTTGTTAGCTGAAACTTGATCAGGATAGTCTCCCAATCTATGGTTTTGCTCAATTGGTGTGTTTGCGGGTTTACAAGCTAACATCCCAGTCTCAGTTAACAAGTCTATAACATATTtctcttgagaaagaaaaatgccatgctttgatcttgcaacttcaatacccaagaaatatttcagaatacccaagtccttcatttcaaattccttGGCTAGATacttttgaagtttttgaatttcCTCGACTTCATTACCTGTAAccaccatatcatccacataaacaaTTAAGGCTGTAAGTTTACCTCTATCATGCTTAAGAAATAAGGTATGGTTAGCCTGAGTTTGCTTGAACCCATAATTTCTCATCGATTGAGCAAACCTGCCAAACCATGCCCTTGGtgattgcttcaatccatacaaGGACTTTCTCAACCTGCATACTTTGCCAATATCGCAAGTGGTAGTGAATCCAGGAGGAAGATCCATGTATACCTCTTCATCCAAGTCTCCATGTAAAaatgcatttttcacatcaaactgtcGTAGAGGCCACCCTAGATTTGCTGCCAATGACATAAGAACCCTAATAGTGTTGATCTTCACTACCGGAGCAAATGTCCCCTGATAATCAATGTCATAGGCTTGAGTATAACCTTTGGCTACCAATCTAGCCTTGTACCTCTCCACTGAACCATTAGCTTTTTGCTTTACTGTGAACACCCATCTACACCCAACAGGTTTCTTGTCTTCAAGAAGTTTAACCAGTTCCCAAGTGGAGTTTTTTCAAGGAGCTTCCATCTCTTCAATCATAGCTTTTTTCCATTTTGGATTTTTAAGAGCATCCTGTAACTTATTAGGCATTGAGACTGATGACAATTGGTTTGCAAAAGCTATATAAGAGTCTGACAAGCGATGAGATGAAACAAAATTAGATATAGGATATTGAATACCCTTTGTAGAAGAATGACCATAACGAATAGGAGGTATCCCTCGATTTTCTCGAATAGGATAACGAGAACCCTGAGACTCATGATGTGGTTCATTTGAATCACTTGGATCAGCACTTAATGAAATCTCATGATTGGACTCATCAAATATAGTAGGTTGAATAGAGGGAGAGTGAGTGGTTACCTCAGGATAATTCGTACGAGTAGCAACTGATTGGTCAGAGAGTTGGTCAATGAGGGGTTTTGTTTGTGGGTGGTCTATCTCATCatccactttttctttttcttttcctttatctcCCTTTTTTCTTGTCCTCTCGTACACCTTCAATATTTTTCCACTCGTTGCATCATCATTAGGCAAATTTGCACCATCACCGGCATCAGACAAGTGTTCATCCGAAAAATGCATACCACCAATGTCAAGTGGCAACTGCTCTTCCTCCTTACTCCCTATCTCCCCCTGAAGATAAGTGGCCGAATCTCCCTCTGAAAAATAAGCCTCTTGTTCCTGAAAGGTAACATCCATAGAGACAAAAATTTTCCCATTGGGAGGATAGTAACATCGATACCCTTTCTGAGTAGCAGAATAgccaataaacatacatttgaTGGCTCGAGGATCCAACTTATCATGATTTTGCATGTGGACGTGAACATAGTAGacacaaccaaacacttttGGAGGAATATGAAGGAGTGAAGGAAGAGAATGATATTGGGAAAGGGTTTGGATAGGTGTTTGAAATTGGAGAACACGTGATGGCATGCGGTTGATAAGAAAAACCGTTGTGTGAATGGCatcaccccaaaaacgtttaggAACATGCATAGATCGAGCCACATCCAAGAGGTGACGATTTTTACGTTTTGCTATACCGTTCTGTTGAGGAGTATGTGGACAAGATGTTTGATGAATGGTACCTTCTTGTTGAAAAAATGTTCCAAGTCCATAATTCAAATACTCTTTCCCATTGTTAGATCGAAAAACTTGAATTTTAGCATTAAATTGGGTTTGAATCATTTGATGAAAGATTGAAAAAATAGACATAACCTCACTCTTACTTTTTAGTAAGTATACCCAAGAAACTCGAGTGTAGTCATCAATTAAAGAGACAAGGTATTTAGCGCCAGTATAAGTAGGATTATGaaatggtccccaaacatctgaATGAATAAGAGAGAAAGGAACATCACTTTTATTGGAACTTAAAGGAAATGAGACACGATGATTTTTAGAAAAGATGCAAGTTTCACAATGGAAATTAGAAACCttgactttagaaaataaagaggGAATAGATATTGCAGGTACTGAAACGAAGGATGTCCCAATCTTTTGTGccataaccaaatttttttCAGAAGCTTCAAATTGTTTAGCTTCCACTTGACAACTGTAACTTGTCTTCTCACAATCTGGTGGTAAGTCCAAGTAGTATAGacctcccctctctctaccaTGACCAATCAATGATTTCGTTCGAATATCCTGAAACCAACAATGAGTAGGAGAAAAGATGGCAAGACAGTTTAGTTGATTTGTAAGTTTACCAATGGAAAGCAAATTGTGAGAAAGAttaggaacatgtaaaacaAACGAGAGAGATAGGCATGGTGCTAATGAGATGGAGCCTACTCCAAGCACTGGAGTGGAAATACCATTAGCAACTTTAACGGTATTTAAAGGTGGAGTTGTGTGAGAAGCAAACCATGAAGAGTTATTGGTCATATGGTTAAAAGCCCCTGAATCAATGATCCAAGGTTTATTTGGAGCACCAAATGTGGTGTTCAAGGCAAAACCAAAGTTACATGCGTTGACTAAGGAAGTGGAAGCAGTAGTAGGAGAAACTGAGTGAGCAGATTGATCTACTCGAGGCACGGAAGGCGTTGGTGTAGTCAGGTGTGCTTGTGATCCAACAatgcttttcttttgattttccttcttttgaacCCACCAATCAGGATATCCATGCAACTTAAAACAAGTGTCTCTAGTATGCTTATCCTTGTCACAATAAGTACACTTCCTTGTATCAGTAACTTTAGATCCACCTGATCGAGAATTTGAGACTCTACAGGGAAATCGAGACGGAGAAGCTACCATGGCTGATCCTTCCACTTGTGGGCCAACCAACATAATGGTTTGCCTACTTGCTTCAGCATTCACAAGAGCATAAGCAGCACGAACAGATGGCAAAGgtgtttgagtcaaaacttgacTACGAACATGATCTAAATGAGGATCAAGGCCAGCCAGAAAATCATACAATCTTTCTTCTGAAATTTCTGTCTCTCGAGCAGCAACATCATCAGCACATTTCAATTTTCCAGGACGCAAGAAGTCTATTTCTGCCATGTTTGATGAAGTTTACGATAATATGCAGATAAAGGCTCACCATTCTGGCGAGTCGCCAGTGCTTGACGGCGAAGTTCATATAATTTTGATGCATCTTTTTCAATCAAGTAAGTTTGGGTAACAGCATCCCAAACATCTTTTGCAGTAGAGTCGGAGAAAAATGGCACGCAAATCTCTGGTCATGGAGTAGAGAAGCCAAGATTGAACCATGGCATTCTCTTCCTCCCATATAGCATACGATGCATCAGCTTCTGCTGGTGCCTTCTTTTTTCCACTGACATAAGACCATTTGCCTCTGCCAGTGATGCAGATGCGGACACTTTGGGACCACGAGGAATAGTTGGACCCATCCAACTTGTCTAGGGTGATATGCAGAGACATATCATTTTGTGTAACAGCAGCTGAAACAGTGGTCTTGGAGCCACCCATTACTACTGCAACGAATTCTCTTTATTGAAACAAGAGAGAGCCAGTCTCACAGAGAGAGATGCAGGAACAAAATGCAAGAAGGAAGAGGCAACGGCACGGGTTTGTTGGGTGATTCCAACGGGTATGGTTTATAGGGTATGCGGtagtatttaaattttttttgttttttggaaagTTTTATGGGTTCGTGGAGATATTGCAAATGGACAGAAGATGGGTAGAGATGCAGCGGAATGTATATAGTTAACAAGCTCAATATGAGTAGTGATGTTGGCAGATATGGCCAAAAAGAGAGATTGGATTGGTATGAAAGTAAAGGGCCTGCTATTCTGTAGGTCTTATGGGGTAGATGGCATTAGTGCCAGTAGGTTAATCAGAATAGAAACTCTTTTTTTGGATCAGAatgactctgataccatgccAAAATAGAGTTAATTTCTTGATATATTCATCTCCCAATCGGAGGATTTATATAGGAATACAAGCAATGATGATCAGGTATGAAACCAATACAAGAAGTCAATAAAAAACTGCTATGAAACTACTGCCTATATCTAAATTTACTGCTTACAACTACTCTATTAATTACAATGGATTTCATgtctgatttcctaattctttaGTCAACAATGGTTGCTTCAGTTAACACATACCTCTTCTGGTTGATCTATACCATACTCTATTCTCGTAAGATGATAAATgcaaaaatccataaaaaaaaataaaaaaaaataaaaaaaaaattcgattAAATAAATTTCTTGTGGTTAATGTGTATAGCAATTGCAAAAATCCATAGTCAATTTCCACATACTTCTCTTTTGGCAACGCTCCTTGTTTTACTGTATAAGCTTGGAAGGGAAAGATCACTTCTCTCCTTAATGAAGCGCACAACTCTATGTTTGAACATGATTCTCTAGGCAGGTcagcttttggttttggctgtTTTGTAAGTGCCCTATTTGGTTTGCAAGGGAAGGGGCTACTTGGTCTGTTCCATCAGACTATCCTATGTGAAACTCAAAACTATGGGCTTGAACTTTTGGTGCTCCCAAGTAGCCCAATCTTCCATAACCTTAGTTTCATGTAGTCCAATAAACTTCTGTAACCATCCAAACCACGATTCACTTTCAAGCCTTGATACATATGGCTTGCGCCCCCTTTGGCAGGCGTGATTTATGTACGATGTTAATATCGTAACATGGCTTGGCACGATAAATATGGATGAATTTGCATGGACTTGGCTAAAATTTAGCTAGAAGCTCATATAGGTAGCCAACTTTTCAGAATGTTCCAAGTATGAAATGATTCGTTGTTTCGAGAAAAAGGAGTATGAAATGATTCTCAAGGACAAAATATAAGGTGGTCGTGTAACATGGATGACTTTGCAAAATCATGTGCAAGTAAAAAAGAGGTTGCAACCACAAGATTATGTGGATTAATAAAAAAGTTCCCCGTTGGTCATACAAATTAATCAACAATTTTGAAcaagaaggaaagagagagggggggggggggggggtgggttgGCACTGAAGAAACTGTGGTAGAGGATCATCAGATTCGTTCAAGAAATAAAGTTTCTTTTTTCGAACAAAGGTTAATGTTGTGACTATAAATACAATTTGAATTATTTAGAAATCTTATTCTACAACTCTTAACTGAAATAAAGGGAACTCCAAACAGACACCGGCCACTAAAACGGGCTCAACTGATCCCACCCTGTGATAATGTTACCCGGGATTAAGTATACAGGGATCTCTAGTTCAACTCGAATGGaaaaataaagagatatctTGCCCGCAAGAATGACGAAACAGCATTGGTCCTGCACTTTACTCCCCGACAGTCAATCCAAACCCGAATTTGTAGTCTTTCTTTCTGTGATCAATCTGCAAGGCGTATATTTTAGTACTTGACAAAGAAGTGGCAAAAAAAAGTTCACCTAATtgagaagaggaagaagggCACACACAACATTGCTCAATCCTCACCTCTGcagaaagaacaaaattaaGACCCATATTTAGTCGCTCCTCCAAAAATGCAGCTACGGTGCCATTGGAATCAATCTTTCCTCTAAGACGGCACTGCAACAATGATAAAAGTTAGCCAAGAACAGTCGATGCttaaaaattcatatttgatTTACCAACACAAATTAGGTAAGCATACAATCCTCCTTGACGCCATCACGACCAAGGGCACAAACAAAATTCATGATGAGACATGAACTGGGTTTTCTATCAGTGCAATAGAACACCGAGGAAAAAAATCCATATATAGGTTTTCAAAAGACAAGGCAGCATTTTTTGTGTATTGCATGGATACACTGCGTATATACATAACAATCTTATGATGCCAGACTGAACCTGAATCTGGATCAAGGTCCGCACAGAATTAAACAGGCCACAATGTCCAAGAAATCATGTTTCATGAAACTGTTCACCTACTAGGTGGTAACATACTCCAGCAGCAATCCGATACCACTGGTTGTGTAACTTAAACCCTAAAATGTTCACCTACTAGTAAGATCACAacataagaagaaaaagagattgTCTATTTATTGCAATGAAATAGGAATCATTGATTTATACATCTCCCACTACACCATTATAATGATTCATGAATATTTGGACATTAAAATACGAAAGCTACCTGTCGAAGAATGTAATCATAACCAAAACTAGCTGTGACATCTCTTGACATGTAGTTGTACATGAAATCTGATGCAAGAGAAACCTACAAGAAAGAAAGACTGTAAGAAAGACTTCGGAGAAAccataaaaaaggaaaactcCATCAAGATATCCAACAATATAAAAGGTTAAAATAGATAAACTTTTCTCACCTTATCAGACACCTTTTGTACATAGCTAAGAGCAACCATTCCGGTACTAGCGACTTGCCCTGTGGCAACCTGGGGGTGCAAAGAAAAGTTGGATTAGGGTATGAATCACTCAACAGTTACTTGAGTCAAAATCTCGTATGAAAACAAAACCCAGTAGAGTTTGTTTTATAGTTGCCCAGTCATACAAAGGAGATCtcatatgaaaacaaaatccaGTGGAATATGTTTTAGAGTTGCCCAGTCATACACAGGAAATCTCATATGAAAACAAATGTAGTGGAGTTTGTTTAAGAGTTGCCCGGTCATACAACGGTTAGCATACTCCTTATGTTCAATAAGCTGAGGTTGACCTTTCAAGGTTCAACATTTTGGGGCTTAATTTCCTATAACCCTATATCACCTTTGTTCATAGAATGGGCAGGTCTTGCTTGAAACAGTACCTAAGATGATTATGAAGACCATTCACAATGTTTTGTAACCCTTGATTTCTGTTTTGCTTTGAAGCTTCCTCTAAGAATTAGGGAGTTACTGCAGttatgaggttttttttttacttcagaAGTGGGCTACTTCTCTCCTGGTCCTGGATGAAGagtttatatttataatttaaaaaaaaaaagatatttcaCTCAAGGAAAGCAGGACCCTCAGACAAAAAACAGAAGGAAAGCAGGGCCCTGCGGTACTCAACCCTCAGaccaaaaaagaaggaaagctGCGGTACTCAAATGGTGGATCTAAGGTACATGAAAATAGTAGCATTAGTCCAATGTTTAATGTGGAGGATCTTAGCCACATATCCTCTACAATAGAGACAATGAGCCTGCAACCCCATCCAATTATTAGTAAGCAATTAtttggtttattgaaaaaaaaaaagtattccTCATTTCCAATTGATCTGTCATATCATTAGTTTCCTTTATTTCCAATTATTTCAACATCATTTTTGAACCAACCCTTACAATGGTAAGagtttcataaaattaatttcaaaaggAAACATTGCAATAAATGTTCATGATGTTTTAACTCTACATCATGGGCCAAGACTTACTTCACCCTAAAATTGTGGCATGAAACAAGGtttttgaaaaaagaaacaagAGTGAGCAAGCATACAGTTAACTTTAGATACATTCTACATGCACAAATCTTGATGCCTTTCTGGTGCCATAGAATGCAACAAACAAACTAATATCTTGTTTCCATACAAGAATAAATGA
This Pyrus communis chromosome 6, drPyrComm1.1, whole genome shotgun sequence DNA region includes the following protein-coding sequences:
- the LOC137737457 gene encoding vacuolar protein sorting-associated protein 25-like, whose amino-acid sequence is MQKLGDFKLPQFFNYPPYFTLQPVRETRKKQIQLWNDLILDYCKTHSIFVIGLEDQDFPLFSNPAIERSLTHEAREAFLSTLVAQGRAEWLDKGRRKCLVLWHRIQDWANIVLDFVKDNGLKDSVMTVEEIRSGIESRGTELHGIDRTVLMRALKLLEQKGKLAIFQGDYGG